A genome region from Euphorbia lathyris chromosome 4, ddEupLath1.1, whole genome shotgun sequence includes the following:
- the LOC136227578 gene encoding uncharacterized protein has translation MVDELSYYSVLGVTSDSSAHYIKQAYRRLAMQWNPDRRTRSPSHEIKFQQIQQAYSVLSDEKKKHYMIWNCMKKEKMRDILI, from the exons ATGGTTGATGAGCTTTCTTATTACAGTGTTCTTGGAGTCACTTCAGATTCTTCTGCTCATTATATCAAACAAGCTTATCGCAGGCTGGCTATG CAATGGAATCCTGATAGGCGGACTAGAAGTCCCTCTCATGAAATAAAATTCCAACAAATTCAACAAGCTTATTCAGTACTATCagatgaaaagaaaaagcattaTATGATATGGAATTGTATGAAGAAGGAGAAGATGAG GGATATTCTGATTTGA